Genomic segment of Marmota flaviventris isolate mMarFla1 chromosome 4, mMarFla1.hap1, whole genome shotgun sequence:
gagcgctcacctcacccgtgcaaggtcctgagttcaatccttagcaccacataaaaatagttattgtgttcaactacaactacaaaaataaatataaaaaaagcccTAGAGTCTTTATTTTGCAAAGTAATAATTTATTTCACTATAATCTCCTATTATTGtcccttagcaccaaaaaaatagttcatttatttattcatcatgtTTACTGAAAAATGACCACTCTATTCATAAGCCCTGGACTAGAAGCTGGGAATACAAAGtcataaaatgaagttattgcTCTCAAGGGATACTCCCTACATAGTGGGGTAACAAATAACTATGTGACATAGTTGGGTTATAATACAAATGCAGGGGTAGAGAGGGACAATTAAAGAAGGCATCCTGGAGCTGAATCTAGCATGTGACTTTAGTCTTAAAGATGAGTTAGCCAGACCTAAGGtgtagaacaggaaaaaaaatattgtgttcgTTTGTGGCATAGGTCTGCCAATAGGTTCGTTTATGCCAAGGTAGGAGGTGTAAAAGAGACTGGTATGCACTAAGAAAGGAAGACAGTTCTGTTGGTATGGAGTGTTTGTTGGGTATGTGTGTTTGCTTTTGGAGAGGTGATAAAAATTCTGATGCCACATCTCATATGTATTTTATAGATAGGGAAGCcagctgaatatttttttcaatcatgaaaacaaaattattaggGTTGGTATAGGTAAGGTTGTTCTGGTGTGAAGAAAGAATTGgagggcctgtaatcccagcagctcgggaggctaaggcagaaggattgcaaattcaaagccggcctcagcaatttagcaagggtctaagcaactcagtgagatcctgtctctaaataaaatacaaaaaagggctgggcatgtggctcagtgtttaagtgcctctgggttcaatccccagtaccacaaaaaaacaaaaaaaaagaaagaaagaaaagaattggaGGGATATCATGCTGGAAGCCAAGAAAACAGAGGCTTGCTTAGCTGCTTGCCTCCCAGTCTAGACAAGAGCTACAAGAACCCATATTAAGGCAGAGGAGTCTTTAGAGAAAAACAGGAGAGAGACTGACAGAACTGGAGGCTGGATGGATGTGAGGGTGATATACAGCTTTGAAATGATTCCAAACACTTACACGGCTTGCTCTGCCAGGTCTCTTTTTGGAGTGTATTCCTCTTGTCTTTGAAAGTACAACATCATACCAGAACCCACATGGGAGAACTTGGAGGGAACTCCCTCTTCCCTAGGGAATGTGATATCCAACCTTATCAGACACCATATGTGAGTTACTGTCCTAGTTACTGACCTCAATTACTGGACTTtgaaatacatatacacaaaagcTTGACATGCAATGGCAAGGCTACCGTCTGCAGGCTGCTTCTCTGAAAACCTAGAGCTCAGGCTGTAATAGGGTGATACCCTATTAACATTGGAGGGAATTTCCAAAGCCTTACCCACTGCTGTGGTCTGGATGTAAAGTGTCCACTGAAAGCTCCTGTAACaattcagaaatattcagaggagaaatgatcagatTTTGAgacctgtaacctaatcagtcctagtttgaatggactaggtgctaactgtaggtaggtggggtgtggctagaggaggtgggtcactgagggcatgtccTGAAAGGTTGCATCTtttcctggccccttcctcttacTATCTCTGTTTCCTGGCCCTGCATGATTGAAGAAGTGCTGCTCCACCACACTCTGCTGCCATGATGTTCGGCCTCATCTTGGGCCTAGAGATATGGACTCAGCCCACccttgaaaccatgagccaaaatgaacttggCCTATTCTGTGTTGTTCTTGTccagtattttggtcatagtgaggAAAACCTATCACACCCACCAACACCTGCACCTCCCTCTAGATTGAGAGACCTCACATGTCTTGTACTCCACTTCATTAGTTAAACAGCTGCTCCAGATAATTGTATAAAGACACACACCTCAGGGGCTGGacatatagttcagtggtagagtgctaggcCTTGGATGCAATCGCCATTACCCTCCTCTGAAAAAGGATTCACCTCAAACTTTAATTAGACTTTTCTTTCCATACAGGCCTGTTTCCATTCTAGTCGAGCAATGGGACTCCAACAATTGTGGAGCTCACTCACTGTGGATTAATGTACCTCATCTATGGAAGCTGTTCCTTGGAAGGATAGTTCACATTATTTCCTTAAGCAttgtaaacttaagaaaaattttctttagaTACAATATACAGTAATTCATGAAACCATATTTTGATCATCTCCTTATTTCCACCATATTCAACAGAGGGTCAAGGagacaggaagggaaggaaaatttTGAGACAACTCCTGGATGGTAAGGCCCACTTACTGACTTAAggaattctagatttttttttaattgctgttgttttttctttttaatgagtaGAAAGACTGTACTTGTATTTGcaccaataaataataatattcatgATTTGTAACTTTTTAGCATCAGCTCACAATGTACCCCTTCCTGTGAAAATCACAGTGTCAATTTCATGACTGTGGCAAAGTGCACTAATTAAAGCTATCCTGCAGTTATTCAAatccctttcctcctccacataCTTTCTTTCTCCCACAGCAGACTCCCTCTACATAACCCACTCCCTACTGAAAGACACCAATCAGAGTTCAAACTCAAGGCAAGCATTGAGCAGTTCTGGGCTCTGGTGCAAGTATGATTTCTATAAAAAGACATTAGAAAATAAGGAGCAATGTTGCCATTTTGCCTTTAATGGAAAAGTGGCTAGCagttacagttaaaaaaaaaaaaaatcttttatttaaaaaaactaccCAACTTCTAGGCaatcagtttgaatttttagtaaCACACATACACTTGGAAACCAATAaagtctttataaaaataaactctgaATGTGTGATTAAAAAGGGAGAGGTCCAGTCTTTGTAGCTGCACAAATGCATAATAAAAAGGACGTCAGTCTGTCTGAGATGTTTTACCCCAAGGTGGAGGGTGCTTTTACTTTGGAAGACAGAGCCTGCTTGAAGCGTCTCTTCAGGTCCTGCATGTTGGGAGAGCGAGGCCGGGGGATGATGGAGGCCCTTCTCCGCTCCCCACTGAGGCTGTGCAGCTTGCTCACTTCTTTGCAAAGATGCTGAAACACATCACAGACGTCTTCGTAGTTTTCACTAGTGGAAATTTCAAGGAATAGGCTGCCTAGCTCATTGGCTAGCTGAATACCATCATGCGTTTGTACCTGCCGGGCATGCAGAAGGTCCCCCTTATTGCCCACTATGATGACAGGGGCTTTAGAATCAGGATGAACCTTCCGGATATGCTGATAAAGGGGCCGGATGGACTGGTAGCTGTCATAGTCTGTGATGGAATAGACAAGAAGAAAGCCCTCGGCCCACTGCACGCACTTGGATAGAGAATCAATGGCCTGGCTGAGGTTGTCTTGGGCCTGAGGAAGATCAAAATGAGATCGGTCAAGGAAGCCCTCGATGAGAGGCAAGCTCAATTATAACATCAAAGTAACCCTTGAAGAAAcactgggaaaagaaaaacactaaatATAGTTTACAGGTTCTACCCAGCTTCTGCTAAAGGAGACTTTTAACAGGGAGAGTGCAAATTCTTAAACTCCCtgcttggcttattttatttgctGATATCCATGGGATATTTTTAAACCCTCTGCTTGACAGGCAATCTCTGGTGAACCCTGGCTGACTGAAGAATTACTTCAAACCAGAATGGCTCAATTTTTAGGGAACTAATTCATAATAAACAAAACTTTGAAAAGAAGCCAAGATAAATATCTATTCCCaaatctatgaaaatatttttagcaagCAACTTCTTGAGAATGTTACAGAAACAAATTCCTCTCTTTGGGTTCTTCTCCTCCCTAGAAGGGATTAGCAATTAGTAACTTGTTAGTTAAGTTACATTCCAGAACTGGCCAAGGGGTTATCTGATTGCAATTCCTGACTTGGGGGAACAGCCAGTAACAGAAGCACTCCAGAAGAACTTGCTAACCAGAAAGACCCTCTCCCACCAGAATCCCACcagttttttctgttttattttgttttatgtgatgctggggatggaacccaggacttcatacatgctaagcacattctttaccactgagctatagcctgaGGCTGGGtttgcttttttaattgtttcatggTTGATCTCTGAAACTGGTAAGACCCACCTAAGTAGTGATAGTCTGCCAGGGCAGCAGAGAGAAGTGTCAGGGAGCTAAGAGGAagctacttcttctttttttttttaaatatttatttatttatttatttattttttagttttcggcaggcacaacatctttgtttgtatgtggtgctgaggatcgaacccgggccgcacgcatgccaggcgagcgcgctaccgcttgagtcacatccccagcccataggaAGCTACTTCTAACCAACCTCACCTTGGAGGACTTCCAACACTACAATTTCCAGTCCCACACTTGTAGACGGTTGACTCTTACATTTAAATGTATACCTTTAGCATGTCACTGGGACCCATAGCACAGCCTCTGACCAGCTATATGCTGgtctcccctcacccccaccctggccccacttccatcccccaccccagaaTGTTCTAGCAGGGGCTCTTTGCTTCTGGCAGTCTTTACCTGGATGCCCCCAGGAGTGTCCTGGATCTGCAGAGATAGCTGGTCTCCCTCCACATAGACGAGACGTGAATACAACTTGcctagagaaggaaagagagtttGCTTTTAAATTCCCACACTCGGATCAGCAAAAAGAAACATGAAGGCacaaaaatattgattataaaattattttaacctgTATTCGGCTCATAGTCGCCAATGAATCTCTTGGTGAGGAAGCGCACAATCATTGCTGAAAAGGAAATAGGCAAAATCAATTCAAAGAGTAGAAGACAACAGCGACGGGCCTCTGAGCCGCATGCACGCCCTGAAGCCCAAGGTTCTGCAAGACCGGAGGTGCCATAAGTTGGTCTCCCTCAGCTTTTATGAAGGGACATACTGGAGGGACACTTCCTCCGGCAACCCCATTCTCAAACAGGCGTCCACCCCAGCGAAAGTCTTGGAGTATGCGCCCAGAAGAAGCAGGCGGGCGTAAAGGGGCCGGGATTGAAGGGAGACACTCTTAGCACCAAAACGGCCAGATTCATCCGGTCCCCAGCCCTCCAACCTCCACCAAAGCTCCCTCCCTGGAGGACCTCCAGTTGTCGCTGCAGGTCTCCGCCACTCACCGCTCTTTCCTACACGCCCGGCTCCCAACACCGCTAGCTTGATGTCTTTGGGTAGGAGGTAGTCGGAGGAGCACTCAGGAATGGGAGCCAGCAGAAAGTGCCCCGACATGTTGAGTGGCCGCATGGAGCGCGTCGGGCAGAGAAGCGCGCAAGCCGAGCGGTCCCGGCCTCGACCGCACCTGGAATCGGCTCTCGAGCGGAGAGCGCGGGAACACCGGGCGCCAGGACTGTGGCGGAGGCCAGCCTAGCTGTCAAGTTCCGCGGCTTTAAAAGCGCTCGGCTTGCGGGGGAGCGCGGTGGCCGCCTCCAGCTCCTCCTATTCCCCGCCCCTTCCCGTAGCGGCGAGCTGGGGCGGGAGTAGGGTGATCCAAGGGGACCGTCACCGCGGGCGTGCGCACCATTTCGCAGTCTGACGCGCAGTGCTAGGGAACCTGCACGGCTCTGAGCTCGCGAACCCTGGAAATACGGCCACCAGCCATAGAGACCATCATCCTGGCTTTCAGGCTGTATCTGGCACTTCCCCGGCCCCCTCCGCCCCACAGTGGCCAGTTTGGGTCACTAGCTCTGTAGGTCAACCTGAGATTAGAGATAAtgcaggaaagaaaaagggaaaagtgcAATTGGTCGGATATTTCTGCAACAATGGAAGGGATAGATTCCTGTGGaatgttgctttttattttcaaaaggtgCTGAGAGGTGACATTCTTTTGGAAAAAGGGACGGAGGAGGCaagagccacccccccccccaacccctccAAGTATCACTCGGGGTAACTACAGTCACTTACATGTGAAGTCCCCTTGGGGGCAGTCGTTTGCAGCTCAGCATCCAAACCCTGGCAGCCCCTGCCCTGCTGGCGCAGGCTGAATTGACTCATTGGTAAACAATGAGCATTCCACCTGCTGAGAGCTCTGGTTCTGGACTAATTCTCCATCATTAATTCTGTTTACGCACTTGAGTCACGGATTTACTTCATTGTTCAAGTATTTACTTCTAGATACACGGTGGAGTTTAGAGAGGGGGcgggggaaagggaggaagaggacacagaaagagaaaaatggcctAGTTCTTGGAATTCAGGAGCCCACCATAGTAAGGCAGGAGCCTAATAAAGACCTCATGCTTTTGATCTGCTGTTTTCCAAACTCTTCTGTCCAACTGCCTATTAGCCCCACCCTATTCATTCCCTTGCTCTATCCTGGCTTTATCAGTTTTTGCTGCTTGACAAACCACACAAAATTTAATAGCTATAGGACAACAATCCCTGCTTGCTATTGCTCACAAGGCTATACGGTCAGTGGGTGAGTCATTTAATCTAGGCCAGGCTCTGCAGATCTTGGCTGAGCTCTTTGCTGCACTAACAGAGTTCCTGGTCTTGGGAGAGGCAGAGAACTGGCTACTGTGCTCCTGCATCGCTCAAGTCTGACAACTGGCTAAAGGCAATAATGGGGGAGGAGCAGTGACAAAATCACATGTGTTATATCCAGCAGTTTGGAGGGCTTATTCTTATGTGGCGAGTTCCAACCGAGTGAGTGGAAGTGGACAAGACCTCTTGAAGCCTTGgctccaaagaaaaaaaaatcacttctgttGCCTTCTGCCAGCCAAAGTAAGTCATGAGGTCAGCACAAATTCAAGGGGTGAGGAAATACACTCCACATCTTTATGGAAGCAGCAGcaaatttgcatttgaaatagCTAGGACAGAAAGCAATAGAGAATGGGATCCATTTTTGGAATTGAACACACTGATGAAGGTGCCTCCATGCACCCAGCAGCCCAAGCAGGCCTGTGGAGCTGTCCTTGACCTCAACCTCTCACCCTCTCACATTATCGGTTAATCACCACATTCTATTATTTCTACTGCCCTGTttcttgctgtctcctcttttccaTCTTTATTGCTCTTCTCATTTTTCAACTGAAGAATTCTGAATAATCATGAAATAGACTAGAATAAATGGTAATTCAGTTTACTTGTTGCAGAGTCTTCTCTGATCACTGCCCACCCCTATCTTGCAATTAGTTACTCACTCTCAGGGCACCCTTGGCAGCATTGATCACAACTGTCATTactttctggtggaatgtttgtTTCATGTCTGTCTGTAGAGGGTAAGAACCCTAGCTTACTTCTATCGCTAGTGCCCAGCATGTAGTGGTACCTGGGACAAAGACCTCAATCAATGTTTGTTTATTGGCTGActttctgaatgaataaatggatgaatgatggCTTCACTGtaggaactagaaaaaacagaagTCATACTTATGACCATCATCCCTTGCATTTGTAAGCAACTTGCTCTCAGGAGGAAGCATACCAGGAAACATCTGAGGTAACTGGCCCTATTTAAGTTGTACTGACTTTTGGCTGTTCACAAGGCAATCTTCTTCCATTATACTTCAGTTTAACAGGAAAGACCTGAAACAGGGCACCTTCCTCCCTGACAGAGGAAGAGgcactaaaaaggaaaaaactgtTTAGGAAGCCACTGTGAAGCTGTTAGGAGTTGTTGGGTAATTCCGTGATGGGGTCTGGCACTGTTTACAAGATGGCTCTGCAGCACTGAGTTTTCACCCAAACAGAAAGGGAAGGATTATCTTGCTTTGTCTcttttattgtgaaataaaacAATTCTCACAAGAACTCAATCGATTTTCCCTTACATTTCATGGGCCAGAgcaaagaaatcaagaaagagatGATCCATGAAGGTTGGGATTGCCATGACTAGCTTAGGTGATCATGGGTACTCCCGGAGGATGGACACAGTGCTGCTCCcattcaaaattaagaaatagaaGAGAGCATGGCTGCTGGGTAGCAGCTAAGGGGATCTGCCACAAACCCACTTCACTTTTCTGGGGTGAAAATGCAGAactttcaagggaaaaaaaatgagtcattttttattaaatcttgAGCATATCTGTTTACCTCATTCCCTACTTTACATCCCCTCTCTGGAATAAGATTATTTTAGTTTAAGATCACCCAACAGTGAAGATTCCTAAGACTATGCTTTGCTCAGTGGCAATTATGCTCCATTTCGCACTTACCCTGCACTTTGCTTAGAAGAACTCAAAATGTTATTCTATCCTCCTTTCATTTACAAATACAGATAATCTGTGACCTTGTAGAGATAATAAGCTACTGAAATGAAGAATTATAAATAGCATTTCTCAAGTGTTGCTGCTTGTGTTCTGCTATTTCATTTTAGATTTCTTTGTGTCCAGAGTTATGTAAAATTGTGGTGCAACCAATATAACACAGGCATGCTGaagtagttttaaaaagataatagaaaTGCGTAGGCAAAGACTCAAATACACAAATCTGTGGGTGTTTAGAATGAGTATGAAGGTCAGAATTTAGTAATACACAAATAACATCAGACTTGGGAAATTATTAACTCTTTACCAGTCCAACAAGAGCTTGAATTCTAGCCCTTGGGAAAAAGGGTCCTCCTCTAATTCATGAACATCGCGCACCCCACCATCCATAACCCAATATCAACTATCTTTACCGTGTATCCTAAATCCATCGATAATGAGTTTCTGGTGCCTCAGACTCTGCTTTTGAGGTACTTTCCCTAGAATAGGAATGATGCTTCTGTCCTCTACTAATTCCCTATATTATTTTAACAATAGTCAAAACTGTTGAAAATCTACTGTCTGCAAGGCTCTAGTACAGAACACAAAGAACAGCTAACTTTATATTATTAAACATACAAAGCACCAGACACTCCTGCCTGCCTTCACAGACATCCCTGTTGTAGTGAAATTAAttatcatttataaattattgaatttagcaaaaaaatattctcaaatattaTCTCAATTCTTAACATTTAAGTCTTTATCAAACCTGTgtaacaggttaaaaaaaaaaaaaaaacttctaaattaGGGTTCAGACAAGCTACATTTAGTAGTAGAGACCCTAAGCCCTCTGACTGTAAATCTGCCCCTTTCCACTGGTGTGGAGAGCAGGATGAAGAATACTCTGGACAGGTAAATGCAAGGACAAAGCAGATCAGGTGTAAGCTCCAATAGGACAACTACAGGGAGATCAAATCTGAGATGAGGGAGATATCAGGGAGTTACAGGGAAAGAACAACTGATCTCCAAGCCTGAGTAGTATTTGATAGGTGGAGGCTCAGAGGGAGGGTAAAGACATATGAAGTTGAGTGAAGAGTATGTGCAAAAAGGTAAGAAGGTAAATGGCAAGTCTGAGGAAATATGAGTAGTCTCATAGAGGAGAGACATGGTGGGGACCACAGGATTGGGGGCCAGCCTGTGGATTGCAACATGCACCTTGCTAAGAAGTTTACCAGGAAGCTCTGAAAAGGTATTGAATGTTCTTGCAAAGGGCGACTTTTCACAGGCAACAGTGTTAACGCTAGGAGCTACAAAGAACAGATATGGATTCTCTTCTCaaggattttaaaacaatttacttACTCATCTCCCATGagcaattaattttcttttcctgctcAGGTGGAGCAAAAGTAAAAATCCAATTGCATCTTGAATTGAGCTATCACCTCATTTTCCAGAGACTAACTAAAGAGTACCCCACTGGATTTATTTTCCAACCCAAATAATTTCATAAAGCTCTAATCTTGATGGAAAAGTATGAGAGCAATTTCTCTGAGCCCTTTCCATTAATGGCTTATGAGATGGTCTGTCTGGTGCTCCCTCACCACACACTTTTCACTATTTGGAAAGAAACACAATACAGAATCTCAgttgtttattcatttctctATACACATTTTCCACCTTAGCATTAACAGCTGCAGATTCTGCCTATTGTAATGAAAAACTAGGAACCTAATAGATTTTTGTGCTGAGTTTTTTGCATGCATAATACAATTTTCTCCCCTTaagtagggctgggaatggagAAATATGGCATAAACACTCATTGCAAGTAAACCCAGTTTCAAATGATTATTCTTGTGCTCAGAAAAGAATAAGTCCACCTTGTTTGTATTTTACCAATTCTATCACTAAATTTTAGgaatttctttataatattttagcatttttctaTCCCAATACAGAGAAATTGTTAATGCTATACTAGTGGGAATATGGAAGAGATATGAAccccttttttttaagagagagagagggggtggattttttaatatttatttttttagttttcggcagacacaacatctttatttgtatgtggtgctgaggatcgaacccaggccgcacgcatgccaggcgagcgcgctaccgcttgagccacatccccagcccctgaacctgtttctttgtttttgccaCAATAGAGGAAAACTTCAAAGAATATAAGTTTGGGATTGGGTTCAACTGAACAAAAacagaagacctcagaagatacCAGGCCAGATAAAGAGACAGAATTCAATATTTCAAGGGGATATGCAGTCTCATTTAGTGTCATGGCTCTAacaggcttaaaaaaaaataggtgagaaGTTTTATAgttagaatatttttcttaacaAAAGGGAATTGTCTGGTAAGAGGTGAACTTATAAATTCACAATTTGTGGTGgttgctcaatattttaaaaacttgcatttCAAGGCAGACACATAATTTTGTCagcacacataaacacacattgcTCAAATCTCAGAT
This window contains:
- the Rasl11a gene encoding ras-like protein family member 11A, whose translation is MRPLNMSGHFLLAPIPECSSDYLLPKDIKLAVLGAGRVGKSAMIVRFLTKRFIGDYEPNTGKLYSRLVYVEGDQLSLQIQDTPGGIQAQDNLSQAIDSLSKCVQWAEGFLLVYSITDYDSYQSIRPLYQHIRKVHPDSKAPVIIVGNKGDLLHARQVQTHDGIQLANELGSLFLEISTSENYEDVCDVFQHLCKEVSKLHSLSGERRRASIIPRPRSPNMQDLKRRFKQALSSKVKAPSTLG